One stretch of Methylopila sp. 73B DNA includes these proteins:
- a CDS encoding L,D-transpeptidase family protein translates to MIAGPARFPCALGPAGIATAKREGDGVTPQGTFAIRRLWRRADRTPRPPTGLPVRTTRPDDGWCDALGHRRYNRRVKRPFSASHELMWRDDGLYDLVFELGWNDRPVRAGRGSAIFLHAARPGFTPTAGCVALAPAVLKRLAGRIGPRTTIEIGRPVPRPRRRAI, encoded by the coding sequence GTGATCGCCGGCCCGGCCCGTTTCCCCTGCGCGCTGGGCCCGGCCGGGATCGCGACGGCCAAGCGCGAGGGGGACGGCGTGACGCCGCAAGGGACCTTCGCCATCCGCCGGCTGTGGCGCCGCGCCGACCGCACGCCGCGGCCGCCCACCGGCCTTCCCGTGCGGACGACCCGGCCCGACGACGGCTGGTGCGACGCCCTCGGGCATCGCCGCTACAACCGCCGGGTCAAACGGCCGTTTTCGGCCTCGCACGAGCTGATGTGGCGCGATGACGGGCTCTACGACCTCGTGTTCGAGCTCGGCTGGAACGACCGTCCGGTGCGCGCCGGGCGCGGCAGCGCGATCTTCCTGCACGCCGCGCGTCCGGGCTTCACGCCGACCGCCGGCTGCGTGGCGCTGGCGCCCGCCGTGCTGAAGCGGCTCGCCGGCCGCATCGGTCCCCGGACCACGATCGAGATCGGTCGCCCGGTCCCGCGGCCCCGACGGCGCGCCATCTGA